The following proteins are encoded in a genomic region of Fervidobacterium pennivorans DSM 9078:
- a CDS encoding VanZ family protein, with protein MEGFLKKRSENVRKVTLVVLFAGVLFWVATIFYFSTRPPEESHQQSSFAYNVIKKIDSILDFSDTQLFKRVERKLKLIWFGTEYVPAEMLIRKTAHFGLYFVFGFLVALTFFWWKGDIIISGITGFTIPSTYAIFDEYNQIFYRRGSSLNDVVIDAFGALVGVVVFFLLLAVFWGVKRLIKVFK; from the coding sequence ATGGAGGGATTTTTAAAAAAACGTTCGGAAAATGTGCGTAAGGTTACCTTGGTAGTATTATTTGCTGGTGTTTTGTTCTGGGTTGCTACTATATTTTATTTCTCAACCCGACCGCCTGAAGAATCGCACCAGCAATCGAGTTTTGCGTATAATGTTATAAAGAAAATCGATAGTATTTTGGATTTTTCCGACACGCAGCTTTTCAAAAGAGTTGAGAGAAAGTTGAAGTTGATTTGGTTTGGAACAGAATACGTGCCAGCGGAGATGTTGATTAGAAAGACGGCACATTTTGGGTTGTATTTTGTATTTGGATTTTTAGTTGCCTTAACATTTTTTTGGTGGAAGGGGGACATAATAATATCGGGGATAACAGGTTTTACAATTCCTTCAACGTATGCGATTTTTGATGAATACAACCAAATTTTCTATCGCCGGGGTTCTTCACTCAACGATGTCGTTATTGATGCTTTTGGAGCATTAGTTGGTGTTGTTGTATTTTTCTTGCTACTTGCTGTTTTCTGGGGAGTAAAAAGATTAATTAAGGTGTTCAAATGA
- the tyrS gene encoding tyrosine--tRNA ligase, with protein MSTLKLPPEEQLKILKRNCVDLVSEEELLERLKSGRPLRVKLGVDPSRPDLHLGHAVVLKKLKQFQDLGHQIVLIIGDFTAMIGDPSGRNTTRPMLSREEVLQNAKTYAEQAFMILDKDKTEIRYNNEWLGRMTFADVVKLASKYTVARMLEREDFAKRYAEGTPISISEFLYPLAQAYDSVAIQADVELGGTDQLFNLMVGRKIQEEYGQQPQIVMTMPIIEGTDGKLKMSKSYGNYVGFTDEPKDMYGKIMSIPDELIVKYARLLTDADEDFLSKMEKEINEKTVNPRDYKMWLAREIVRQFHGEHAAKEAEEYFVTVFQKKEIPDEMPEKVVEPGEYNIVELLFNLGIGTKSEIKRLIMQGGVYWDNSRIDNFKTTVSVVSEHILRVGKRLFIKIAANQKR; from the coding sequence TTGTCCACATTAAAACTTCCTCCCGAAGAACAACTAAAAATATTGAAAAGAAATTGCGTAGACTTGGTTTCAGAAGAAGAATTGCTTGAGAGATTGAAATCTGGAAGGCCCTTGAGAGTAAAGTTGGGAGTAGACCCTTCGAGGCCAGATTTACATCTGGGTCATGCAGTAGTTTTGAAAAAACTCAAACAATTTCAGGACTTGGGGCACCAGATTGTATTAATCATTGGTGATTTTACCGCAATGATAGGTGATCCATCAGGAAGAAACACAACGAGACCTATGCTTTCAAGAGAAGAAGTTCTACAAAACGCAAAAACATACGCAGAACAAGCCTTCATGATTCTTGACAAAGACAAAACGGAAATTCGCTACAATAACGAGTGGCTTGGTAGAATGACATTTGCCGATGTTGTGAAGTTGGCTTCAAAATACACAGTTGCAAGAATGCTTGAAAGAGAAGATTTCGCAAAACGGTATGCTGAAGGCACACCTATCAGTATCTCTGAGTTTTTATACCCATTGGCACAAGCTTACGATTCAGTTGCTATCCAAGCGGACGTAGAACTTGGTGGAACAGACCAGCTATTTAATCTTATGGTTGGAAGAAAGATACAAGAAGAATACGGACAACAACCACAGATAGTTATGACAATGCCGATCATTGAAGGAACAGATGGAAAGCTCAAAATGAGTAAAAGCTATGGAAACTACGTAGGTTTTACAGATGAACCGAAGGATATGTATGGTAAAATAATGTCGATACCAGATGAATTAATTGTGAAATATGCAAGATTGCTAACAGATGCGGATGAAGATTTTCTGAGTAAGATGGAAAAAGAGATAAACGAAAAGACAGTTAACCCAAGAGACTACAAAATGTGGCTTGCAAGAGAAATAGTCAGACAATTCCACGGTGAACACGCAGCAAAGGAAGCGGAAGAATATTTCGTTACGGTATTCCAGAAAAAAGAAATCCCCGACGAAATGCCAGAAAAAGTTGTTGAACCAGGTGAATACAACATTGTGGAACTGCTCTTTAACCTGGGAATAGGCACGAAAAGTGAGATAAAAAGATTAATTATGCAAGGCGGAGTTTATTGGGATAACAGCCGTATTGACAACTTCAAAACAACAGTTTCAGTTGTTAGTGAACACATACTAAGAGTCGGAAAGCGTTTATTTATCAAAATTGCAGCTAATCAGAAGAGATGA
- the murD gene encoding UDP-N-acetylmuramoyl-L-alanine--D-glutamate ligase: MKFALLGFGLSNKYAARYLKSLGEEVFVSEGGKLSEEDKKYLEESGIPYEEGTNSEKILEADVILTSPSVPYNHPILMKAKELGKHVDTEITYFTKNLEWKPTIIAVTGSVGKSTTVSMIHHLISKSATSQLSGNIGIPIAQVLIEGKKPEYLVIEISSFQLYWAEYFKPHVAVITNIYPNHLDWHPSMEHYIESKFKITKFQDNEDHFIYNPKDMETFKRLSLVQAKRVPFTADFKFDDIPFHIRTKQNVENIAAAKTVLKVLNLPFEMSMLEDFVPLPHRMEYCGTINGAHYYNDSKATNAAAVLKALENFDGNLFLIIAGKGKNEDYTKLADEIKKKCKHVAIVGPIADQIEPYLKERKINYKRYKDIEEAVVEISKMAGKGDYVLLGPAGASYDAYKNFEERGDHFKAIVKKLMGQ, from the coding sequence TTGAAATTCGCACTCCTGGGGTTTGGGTTAAGTAACAAATATGCGGCAAGATATTTAAAATCACTTGGGGAGGAAGTTTTTGTAAGCGAAGGTGGTAAGCTTTCAGAAGAGGACAAGAAATACTTAGAAGAATCTGGCATACCTTACGAAGAGGGAACCAACAGTGAAAAAATCCTCGAAGCAGACGTTATACTAACCAGCCCAAGTGTTCCATACAACCATCCCATTCTCATGAAAGCAAAGGAACTAGGCAAACACGTTGACACAGAAATCACTTACTTCACGAAAAACCTCGAATGGAAGCCAACCATCATCGCTGTCACAGGTTCCGTTGGAAAGAGCACAACTGTATCTATGATTCACCATCTCATTTCAAAATCTGCAACTTCTCAACTCTCTGGAAATATCGGCATACCAATAGCACAGGTTCTGATTGAAGGTAAAAAACCTGAGTATCTTGTTATAGAAATCAGTAGTTTCCAGCTCTATTGGGCAGAATACTTCAAACCGCACGTGGCAGTTATAACAAACATATACCCCAACCATCTCGATTGGCATCCATCAATGGAACATTATATTGAATCGAAATTTAAAATAACAAAGTTTCAAGACAACGAAGACCACTTCATCTACAATCCCAAGGACATGGAAACATTCAAAAGGCTCTCGCTCGTCCAAGCCAAACGTGTTCCATTCACCGCCGATTTCAAATTCGATGATATCCCATTCCATATTCGAACAAAACAGAATGTCGAAAACATCGCCGCTGCGAAAACTGTTTTAAAAGTCCTAAATCTTCCGTTTGAAATGAGCATGCTCGAAGACTTTGTACCGCTCCCACATCGAATGGAGTATTGCGGGACGATAAACGGTGCGCATTATTACAACGACTCAAAAGCTACAAACGCTGCGGCAGTATTGAAAGCACTCGAAAATTTCGATGGGAATCTTTTCTTGATAATCGCAGGAAAGGGTAAAAACGAAGATTACACAAAATTGGCAGACGAAATAAAGAAAAAGTGCAAACACGTTGCTATAGTCGGTCCAATTGCAGACCAGATTGAGCCGTATTTGAAAGAACGAAAGATTAATTACAAAAGATACAAAGATATCGAAGAAGCCGTTGTTGAAATATCAAAAATGGCAGGCAAAGGTGATTACGTGCTCTTGGGGCCAGCTGGTGCAAGTTATGATGCGTATAAAAACTTCGAAGAACGCGGAGACCATTTCAAAGCGATAGTCAAAAAGCTTATGGGACAATAA
- the secG gene encoding preprotein translocase subunit SecG, with protein MLAVVLLVIHTIIALGLIWMVMQEMTKFAELGGAFGSGAAYTMFGRKKGLDTSGKITVALAVAFFIMCFLTSWVLSR; from the coding sequence ATGTTGGCAGTAGTTTTACTAGTCATCCACACGATTATTGCATTAGGTCTTATTTGGATGGTTATGCAAGAAATGACAAAGTTTGCAGAACTTGGTGGAGCATTTGGAAGTGGTGCAGCCTATACGATGTTTGGCAGAAAAAAAGGATTAGATACATCAGGTAAGATAACTGTTGCGTTGGCTGTTGCGTTCTTTATTATGTGCTTTTTAACATCTTGGGTATTGTCCAGGTAA
- a CDS encoding substrate-binding periplasmic protein, with the protein MRMKSMLKRIFSSFVVVALLLFSSPSFSQKILYTYAQNAEPKFMLSGGNITGLCHDIVQEMNKELRSEGIRIEYKSKELRSISEIFNALSKNEIQIFIGAAYSEKRESYATYLQPPLYGLREMFLVNSMDLMRFAERQYVKIGVIGDTVTSESLPSIGLRQEAIAFKSINDAIKALEGNEIDTVFYSSLALGYTLKNSKGKFETLKDPSEKYYHYVVLSKSVDKDVVAKIQIALEKLHKDGVVRALIKKYGLNDYVIPGNVVEILAVDWEPYEWYDTVRKEWVGVDVDVVRAVLSKMGYEASFLTFPWSRCVELMKIGAYDGIMSLRITQERLAFLRFPEEPLSTGKDVLFKLKNSKINFSRLEDIPNSVLCGYSEGYAYGDWFWDAKFKKIAVPDDITGFKLLKSGRIELFVSNSMVGKELAKELDVDVECSPVFGEKMIYYLAFSKNYQGSYLSNVFSQRLKEFKLTDEYLRILRKYGITYDDFWR; encoded by the coding sequence ATGCGTATGAAAAGCATGCTTAAGCGGATCTTTAGTAGTTTTGTAGTGGTTGCTTTGCTTTTGTTTAGTTCTCCAAGTTTCAGTCAAAAAATCCTCTACACATACGCTCAAAATGCTGAACCAAAGTTCATGTTAAGTGGTGGCAATATAACAGGTCTTTGCCACGACATCGTTCAAGAAATGAACAAAGAACTGAGAAGTGAAGGGATTCGGATAGAATACAAATCGAAAGAGTTGAGAAGTATCTCTGAAATTTTTAACGCACTTTCGAAAAATGAGATTCAAATATTTATTGGAGCTGCTTATAGTGAGAAACGCGAAAGTTATGCTACGTATCTCCAGCCTCCACTTTACGGATTGAGAGAGATGTTTCTTGTTAATTCAATGGATTTGATGAGATTTGCTGAGAGACAGTATGTAAAGATAGGTGTTATTGGTGACACAGTAACATCAGAAAGCTTACCTTCTATTGGTTTAAGGCAGGAAGCTATTGCGTTCAAGAGCATAAACGACGCTATCAAAGCACTTGAAGGCAATGAAATAGATACAGTGTTTTATTCCAGCCTCGCGCTTGGATATACACTTAAAAATTCAAAAGGAAAATTCGAAACCTTGAAAGATCCTTCGGAGAAGTATTACCATTACGTTGTTCTTTCAAAGAGCGTAGACAAAGATGTTGTGGCTAAGATACAGATTGCTTTGGAGAAATTACACAAAGATGGAGTAGTGAGGGCACTTATAAAAAAATACGGTCTGAATGATTATGTCATTCCTGGGAACGTTGTTGAGATACTTGCGGTTGATTGGGAACCATACGAATGGTACGACACGGTAAGGAAAGAATGGGTAGGTGTGGATGTTGACGTTGTTAGGGCAGTTTTAAGTAAGATGGGGTACGAGGCAAGTTTTTTGACATTTCCATGGTCAAGGTGTGTAGAATTGATGAAAATCGGAGCCTACGATGGAATTATGAGTTTGAGGATTACCCAAGAACGCTTGGCGTTCTTAAGATTTCCAGAAGAACCACTTAGCACAGGAAAGGATGTTTTGTTTAAGCTTAAAAATTCAAAAATTAACTTTTCACGTTTGGAAGATATACCAAACAGCGTGTTATGTGGCTATAGCGAAGGTTATGCTTATGGCGACTGGTTCTGGGACGCAAAGTTCAAAAAGATAGCTGTTCCAGATGACATCACCGGCTTTAAGCTTTTAAAAAGTGGTAGGATAGAACTTTTTGTCTCTAACTCAATGGTTGGGAAAGAATTAGCAAAAGAGTTAGATGTTGATGTCGAGTGCTCACCTGTTTTTGGAGAGAAGATGATTTATTACTTGGCTTTCTCGAAAAACTATCAGGGAAGTTATCTATCAAACGTTTTCTCTCAAAGATTGAAAGAGTTTAAGCTTACAGATGAATATTTGAGAATTTTGAGGAAATATGGGATAACTTATGACGATTTTTGGAGATGA
- a CDS encoding Y-family DNA polymerase → MLYKCVALLDMDAYFASVEEAKNPSLRGRPFAVIGNGERPIVISANYVAKSFGVKTGMVITQARELCPKIIFVKADFSQYEFTTLKIIQLVEKYFPVYKEASIDEVYIAVDSVGDVSYGLERLKDLKEEIKERLNLTCTIGVGQNPIIAKSACEIAKPDGFFVVRDFEEFAKDLPIKNVIGIGKESAKILEELGIETLEQFLTDKRLDNLSGFQKLKTLILKEYTEPEFFKFVPPKSVGHSLSLDRHVSNLDELLEVYKYLTFGLYAKLLRGRMGAKSVSVYLKDRFGSFSISRSFIFYTNDFLLISKVVENLVEKLFKGYPVSKVGISLNNLKLIDGVQSSLFWDEQQKRFKKLAEFENIFFGGYFVLRTKKIV, encoded by the coding sequence ATGCTTTACAAGTGCGTTGCTTTGCTGGATATGGACGCTTATTTTGCTTCCGTTGAGGAAGCGAAGAATCCTTCGTTGAGAGGGAGACCTTTTGCGGTAATTGGGAATGGTGAAAGACCTATAGTGATAAGTGCGAATTATGTGGCAAAAAGCTTTGGAGTGAAGACTGGGATGGTTATAACACAGGCACGAGAACTGTGTCCAAAGATTATTTTTGTGAAAGCGGATTTTTCACAATACGAGTTCACAACGTTGAAGATTATTCAACTTGTTGAGAAATACTTTCCTGTCTACAAAGAGGCAAGCATAGACGAGGTGTATATCGCTGTTGATAGTGTTGGAGATGTATCGTATGGGTTGGAAAGGCTCAAAGATTTGAAGGAAGAGATAAAGGAAAGGCTCAACCTTACTTGCACAATAGGAGTGGGGCAAAATCCGATAATTGCAAAGAGTGCGTGTGAAATAGCCAAGCCGGATGGTTTCTTTGTTGTTCGAGATTTTGAGGAATTCGCAAAGGATTTACCAATAAAGAATGTAATAGGGATAGGTAAGGAAAGTGCAAAGATTTTAGAAGAGTTAGGAATAGAAACGTTGGAGCAATTTTTGACCGATAAAAGGTTGGACAATTTAAGTGGATTTCAAAAATTAAAGACGTTGATTTTAAAAGAATACACAGAGCCTGAATTTTTCAAATTTGTCCCTCCAAAGAGCGTTGGTCATTCGCTTTCGTTGGATAGACACGTGAGCAATTTGGATGAGTTACTCGAGGTGTATAAATATCTTACATTCGGTCTATACGCAAAGCTTTTGAGAGGGCGGATGGGCGCAAAGAGTGTAAGTGTGTATTTAAAAGATAGATTTGGCTCTTTTTCAATCTCCCGTTCGTTTATTTTCTACACAAACGATTTTCTTCTCATCTCCAAAGTTGTTGAGAATTTGGTCGAAAAGTTGTTCAAAGGGTATCCCGTTTCGAAAGTAGGCATTTCTCTGAATAATTTGAAGTTAATCGATGGTGTTCAAAGTTCGCTATTTTGGGACGAACAACAGAAAAGGTTTAAGAAATTGGCAGAATTTGAGAACATCTTTTTTGGAGGCTATTTTGTGTTGCGTACTAAAAAGATAGTTTAA
- a CDS encoding MBL fold metallo-hydrolase encodes MYEIIDVTESVKVLRAPVNVVFYFKHNMGKIECLVIDTGSSSEYGKKIQKYLESQGVTKLSILNSHFHADHIGGNSFLQGKTKCKIYTTDFESVFIEHPQLEPMYLWGGPLFEGIDNKFLMAKPSIVTDIVEYGWSSELDVEIIPLKGHSFDMVGILIDDGAKRVLFVADAVVSMQTIEKYKVYFLYDVREHLKTLQGLNKWVENIDVIVPSHGEIFDFSKDNWQSSKEEFLKLVRENGKVIEDILNFILRILVEPMTIDEILSEIASNFSIPIDATSYVLLLQTLKAYCSYLVSVNEVGLTFEREKLEYIRMH; translated from the coding sequence ATGTACGAGATAATCGATGTAACAGAATCTGTAAAGGTGTTGAGGGCGCCTGTTAATGTGGTGTTTTACTTCAAACACAACATGGGGAAAATCGAGTGCTTGGTTATCGATACCGGAAGTAGCAGTGAGTATGGGAAAAAGATACAGAAATACCTTGAAAGCCAAGGTGTGACTAAGTTATCTATACTTAATTCACACTTCCATGCAGACCACATTGGAGGAAATAGTTTTTTGCAAGGGAAAACCAAGTGCAAAATTTACACAACGGATTTTGAAAGTGTTTTCATTGAACATCCCCAGCTTGAGCCTATGTATCTCTGGGGAGGACCTCTTTTTGAAGGAATAGATAACAAATTTCTAATGGCAAAACCTTCAATAGTTACAGACATTGTAGAATATGGTTGGTCTTCTGAACTCGATGTTGAAATCATACCACTCAAAGGACACTCTTTTGATATGGTTGGAATATTGATTGATGATGGTGCAAAGAGGGTGTTGTTCGTAGCCGATGCTGTCGTTTCTATGCAAACAATAGAAAAATACAAGGTTTATTTCTTATATGACGTGCGCGAACATCTGAAAACTCTGCAAGGTCTAAATAAATGGGTAGAAAACATAGATGTTATCGTACCAAGTCACGGTGAGATTTTTGACTTTAGTAAGGACAATTGGCAAAGTTCAAAAGAGGAGTTTTTAAAACTAGTGAGGGAAAATGGGAAGGTTATAGAAGATATTTTAAACTTTATTTTGAGAATTCTCGTGGAACCGATGACGATAGATGAGATTTTGAGCGAGATTGCATCTAACTTCTCAATTCCAATTGATGCAACATCTTATGTGTTACTGCTCCAAACTCTCAAAGCCTATTGTAGTTATCTGGTTAGTGTAAACGAGGTAGGTCTTACTTTTGAAAGAGAGAAATTAGAGTATATTCGGATGCATTGA
- a CDS encoding S-layer homology domain-containing protein: protein MKKVLTIAVVLLVLSISMAAFRDIPKGHWAESFVTRLEEAGIATGFPDGTYRGDEAITRYQIAVFLVRTLDYVFQTVESNINEKVSALKQDIEELQIALEDAKVVLDLHDQDIIKLYDLVNSLQDKFNYTDEDGNQQEIDLVALKNDIQAISEILNGLAAQLGDVDYLLRKQIADTTKDLQGKIDAINKNIADINNQLAALQEAQVIFESRLNDLDETIANSYAILSDAIMGIQEELNTSNNEMKDLLETKADKETLATLVSRVELLEEYVNMIYDVLGTKVSAEDFEAAMAGLDDRLSELETKVLNIQSTIDTGLPAIRDMLYELSSNLASLEERVTTYTDVRVEAVEENLGILAERVNLLENQVASLGQIVEEVKADKSEVEDVNKKLEELKAEKSKDVKRLEQLAQWGIGLGIVGIIIGLVGWFKP from the coding sequence ATGAAAAAAGTTTTGACGATAGCTGTTGTTCTTTTAGTCCTCAGTATATCCATGGCAGCTTTTAGAGATATTCCAAAAGGGCACTGGGCAGAATCATTTGTAACCAGATTGGAAGAAGCTGGAATTGCAACTGGCTTCCCTGACGGAACCTACCGTGGTGACGAAGCAATAACAAGGTATCAGATAGCGGTTTTCCTTGTTAGAACTCTCGATTACGTTTTCCAAACGGTTGAAAGTAATATCAATGAAAAAGTGAGCGCATTAAAGCAAGATATTGAAGAACTTCAGATTGCACTCGAAGATGCGAAAGTTGTTCTTGATTTACATGACCAGGATATAATTAAGCTGTATGATCTGGTAAATTCGCTCCAAGACAAGTTCAACTACACAGATGAAGACGGCAATCAACAAGAGATTGATCTTGTTGCATTAAAGAACGACATTCAAGCGATAAGCGAGATTCTTAACGGATTAGCTGCTCAACTCGGTGATGTTGATTATCTATTGAGAAAGCAAATTGCTGACACAACGAAAGACCTGCAAGGAAAGATTGACGCTATAAACAAAAATATCGCGGATATAAATAACCAACTTGCAGCTTTACAGGAAGCACAAGTAATTTTTGAATCGAGGCTTAATGATCTCGATGAAACAATTGCAAATTCTTACGCTATACTATCAGATGCCATTATGGGAATTCAGGAAGAACTCAACACAAGCAACAACGAAATGAAAGATTTATTGGAAACAAAGGCGGATAAAGAAACACTTGCGACGCTAGTTTCAAGAGTTGAGTTGCTTGAAGAATATGTAAACATGATTTATGATGTGCTTGGGACAAAGGTTTCTGCAGAGGACTTTGAAGCAGCCATGGCAGGGTTAGACGATAGACTTTCTGAACTTGAAACTAAGGTGCTTAATATTCAGAGCACTATCGATACGGGATTACCAGCGATCAGGGACATGCTTTATGAGCTTTCTTCAAACTTGGCATCGCTTGAAGAAAGGGTAACAACATATACAGATGTTAGAGTTGAAGCTGTTGAAGAAAACCTTGGCATACTGGCAGAAAGAGTTAACCTGTTAGAAAATCAAGTCGCAAGCCTTGGACAGATTGTTGAAGAAGTCAAAGCTGACAAAAGCGAAGTCGAAGATGTAAATAAGAAGTTAGAGGAACTAAAAGCTGAGAAATCCAAAGATGTAAAACGATTGGAACAGTTGGCGCAGTGGGGTATTGGGCTTGGTATTGTAGGTATAATAATAGGTTTGGTTGGTTGGTTCAAACCGTAA
- the eno gene encoding phosphopyruvate hydratase, translating to MYVEIIDVRAREVLDSRGNPTVEVEVLLEDGSFGSAIVPSGASTGKFEALELRDGDKKRYMGKGVLKAVEHVNEIIAPRVVGLNAFDQVYLDKVLLELDGTENKSKLGANAILGVSMAVARAAAESAGLPLYKYLGGANAKVLPVPFMNVINGGAHADNSLDIQEFMLVPAGAPSFKEALRYGAEVFHTLKKILKDAGHVTAVGDEGGFAPNLSSNEEAIQLLIKAIEQAGYEPGKDIFIALDCAASEFYNEETGKYNIDGTEKTGDELIEYYSMLIDKYWPVIISIEDPFEQEDWDSYVKFTQKVGGKVQIVGDDLYVTNVKRLAKGIELFATNSILIKLNQIGSVTETLDAIEMAKTAGMTNVISHRSGETEDTFIADLAVATNAGMIKTGSLSRSERIAKYNRLLRIEEELGDAAIYKGLNAFYSIKR from the coding sequence ATGTACGTAGAGATTATCGATGTAAGGGCAAGAGAAGTGCTCGATTCCCGCGGAAATCCAACAGTTGAAGTTGAAGTTCTTCTTGAAGATGGTAGCTTTGGTAGTGCGATAGTTCCAAGTGGTGCTTCGACAGGTAAATTTGAAGCACTTGAATTAAGAGATGGCGACAAAAAAAGATACATGGGTAAAGGTGTTCTCAAAGCAGTTGAACACGTAAATGAAATCATTGCCCCGAGAGTCGTTGGACTTAATGCCTTTGACCAGGTCTATCTCGACAAGGTTCTCCTTGAGCTTGATGGCACTGAGAACAAATCAAAACTTGGTGCAAACGCTATCCTTGGTGTTTCAATGGCGGTTGCAAGAGCGGCTGCTGAGAGTGCAGGATTACCACTTTACAAATACCTTGGTGGAGCAAATGCAAAGGTACTTCCCGTCCCATTCATGAATGTTATAAACGGTGGAGCACACGCAGATAACAGCCTTGATATACAAGAATTCATGCTCGTTCCAGCAGGAGCCCCTTCATTTAAAGAAGCACTCAGATACGGTGCAGAAGTATTCCACACACTCAAAAAGATACTCAAAGATGCTGGACACGTCACAGCCGTTGGTGACGAAGGCGGATTTGCACCAAACCTATCTTCAAACGAAGAGGCTATTCAATTGCTTATAAAAGCGATTGAACAAGCAGGCTACGAACCTGGAAAAGATATCTTCATCGCACTCGACTGCGCAGCAAGTGAGTTCTACAATGAAGAAACAGGAAAATACAACATCGACGGAACTGAAAAAACTGGCGATGAACTTATTGAATACTACTCAATGCTCATCGACAAATACTGGCCCGTTATCATCTCTATCGAAGACCCATTCGAACAAGAAGACTGGGACAGTTATGTAAAATTCACACAAAAAGTTGGCGGAAAGGTCCAAATCGTCGGCGATGATTTGTATGTGACAAACGTCAAAAGACTTGCCAAGGGAATTGAACTCTTTGCCACAAACTCAATACTAATAAAACTCAACCAGATAGGTTCAGTTACAGAGACGCTCGATGCAATCGAGATGGCAAAGACCGCTGGTATGACAAACGTCATTTCTCACAGAAGCGGAGAAACGGAAGACACATTCATCGCAGACCTTGCAGTTGCAACGAATGCCGGTATGATTAAAACCGGGTCACTTTCAAGAAGTGAAAGAATTGCAAAATACAATAGGTTACTTAGAATTGAAGAGGAACTCGGTGATGCGGCAATTTACAAAGGACTGAATGCATTCTATTCGATAAAAAGATAA
- a CDS encoding alpha-amylase family glycosyl hydrolase — translation MIGYEIFVRSFADSNDDGIGDFKGIAQKADYLKMLGVDLVWLTPHFKSPSYHGYDIIDYFDTNSSFGSLSDFKAMVDALHEKGIKVVIDLPLNHVSDRHPWFKAAMNGEKPYVDYFLWAQPHFNLSEKRHWDEELLWHNRNGKWYYGVFGGSSPDLNYENPEVVEKSLEIVEFWLNQGVDGFRFDAAKHIYDYDIREGRFRYDHDKNVAYWKLVMDKARKVKGSDVFAVTEVWDDPEIVDRYAQTIGCSFNFYFTEAIRESMQHGAVYKIVDCFQRTLSKKPYLPSNFTGNHDMHRLASLIQQEEQRKVFFGLLMTAPGVPFIYYGDEVGMKGIYDSIFTEDVIEPFPWYASLSGEGQTFWKAVRFNRAFTGVSVEEQLNREGSLLSEVMAWTKFRKENEWLTNAWVEHVTHNTFVVAYTVTDGDNGFRVYANIAGHNESFEGINLKPHEVKIV, via the coding sequence ATGATTGGCTACGAGATATTTGTTAGGTCATTTGCAGATTCAAACGATGATGGGATCGGTGATTTCAAAGGTATAGCCCAGAAAGCAGACTATCTAAAGATGCTCGGCGTTGACCTTGTTTGGCTCACACCACATTTCAAATCACCAAGTTATCATGGATACGATATTATAGATTATTTTGATACAAACTCTTCATTTGGTTCACTTTCAGATTTCAAAGCGATGGTTGATGCGCTCCACGAAAAAGGAATAAAGGTCGTTATTGACCTTCCACTCAATCATGTCTCAGATAGGCATCCTTGGTTTAAGGCGGCGATGAACGGTGAAAAACCATACGTAGACTATTTTCTCTGGGCTCAACCACACTTCAATTTAAGCGAAAAAAGACACTGGGATGAAGAATTACTTTGGCACAACAGAAATGGAAAGTGGTATTATGGGGTTTTCGGAGGCTCTTCGCCTGATTTAAATTACGAAAATCCAGAAGTCGTCGAAAAATCACTTGAAATCGTTGAATTTTGGCTCAACCAAGGCGTTGATGGGTTCAGATTCGATGCTGCCAAGCACATCTACGATTATGATATAAGGGAAGGCAGATTTAGATACGATCACGACAAAAATGTCGCTTACTGGAAGCTTGTTATGGACAAAGCAAGAAAAGTAAAAGGCTCAGATGTATTCGCTGTTACAGAGGTGTGGGACGACCCGGAGATAGTCGACAGATATGCGCAAACAATTGGTTGTTCGTTCAACTTCTATTTCACCGAAGCCATACGCGAATCCATGCAACATGGAGCAGTTTACAAAATCGTCGATTGTTTCCAAAGAACGCTCAGCAAAAAGCCTTACCTACCAAGCAACTTCACAGGTAACCACGATATGCATAGACTCGCAAGCCTCATTCAACAAGAGGAACAAAGAAAAGTCTTCTTCGGCTTACTCATGACAGCACCCGGCGTTCCGTTTATTTATTACGGTGATGAAGTGGGTATGAAAGGCATCTACGATTCCATATTCACAGAGGACGTTATAGAACCATTCCCATGGTATGCATCACTCTCAGGAGAAGGTCAGACGTTCTGGAAGGCTGTCAGATTTAACAGAGCATTTACAGGAGTTTCTGTTGAAGAACAACTCAATAGAGAAGGTAGCCTGCTAAGTGAAGTAATGGCTTGGACAAAATTCAGAAAAGAAAATGAGTGGCTCACAAACGCATGGGTAGAACATGTAACACACAACACGTTTGTTGTCGCTTACACCGTTACGGATGGAGATAATGGGTTCAGGGTTTACGCAAATATCGCTGGGCACAACGAATCGTTTGAGGGTATAAACTTAAAACCACACGAAGTGAAGATAGTCTAA